A region of Micromonospora sp. WMMD882 DNA encodes the following proteins:
- a CDS encoding PEP/pyruvate-binding domain-containing protein: MPLVRAGDPRLTDPTLVGHKFARQEQLRLAGFPVPGFCCVPVTVFDTVAAAPMASAPAADAAPEHLLDWAKRTADDLRAATLTPEVAAALEQAVTEIAAGEHLLAVRACVVADATDTDGTGEDSATDAFAGLTDSFLYVPPAEVARRVVDCWASGLNAESILYRARRGLPPSSARVAVGVQRMVPGVRSFVAFSRDPRTGADCCVVAAAHGIGEGVVQERADVDHFFVDNATDTVRVETVVKKSMMVPAADGTGPVVRPVPTELADAPVLTDDEARRVAALAARVQEHFGLPQDIEGTFTPDGTIHLVQARPVVFAGGPPRQETARPRSAYDDVPWSNHNITESYPGISGALTYSQAREFYRLIFRDVYRRMGVPERRLRANDHHLRRMVGLLRGRVYYRLDAWFVLHHQIPGFPLIRPWWEVSMGLTGDYRPSRPELRRALVSVPGLLWRLARLPGSARRFLRWWDELVEQHRDLDERSAEELVATYRRLWAEVGVRWGVTLVNTFFMLGTATFASALVRRWVDGDEQRTLGGLLMGGREHRSVLGVRSGIALAELIRARPELAARIADCPDGAADGLWRELVDGTHGGALAEAAREHLRRYGDRAPHDLKLEEPSPRQRPGMIVTMLRPLVRGDLTVADSRARERQSRAEAERELRRNCPSPARRLVIRTLAAGLRFFVRTREDTRYCRSQLYGLTRHVMWRLGELLTEAGRLDDRLDVLDLTVDEVLGAYDGTLVDTDLRAVVRRRREQRLAAADGPDPGVRPTTPRNRPLPSLLAGPAGPVASAGDGPVELRGLPSSNGVVVGQARVVLDPSTPPETCRDRIIVAKETDPGWLMLMMVARGMVVERGTLLSHTAITGRLLGVPTVVAVPDATTLIEDGAWIEVDGATGTVRGVPAPDPATV; this comes from the coding sequence ATGCCGCTGGTCCGGGCCGGTGACCCCCGGCTGACCGACCCGACCCTGGTCGGGCACAAGTTCGCCCGGCAGGAGCAGCTCCGGCTGGCCGGCTTTCCGGTGCCCGGGTTCTGCTGCGTGCCGGTGACGGTCTTCGACACGGTCGCCGCCGCGCCGATGGCGTCCGCGCCCGCCGCGGACGCCGCGCCGGAACACCTGCTGGACTGGGCGAAACGCACCGCCGACGACCTGCGTGCCGCGACGCTGACCCCGGAGGTCGCCGCCGCGCTGGAGCAGGCGGTGACGGAGATCGCCGCCGGGGAGCACCTGCTCGCGGTACGCGCCTGCGTGGTCGCCGACGCCACCGACACCGACGGCACGGGCGAGGACAGCGCCACCGACGCCTTCGCCGGGCTGACCGACTCGTTCCTGTACGTCCCGCCGGCCGAGGTGGCCCGACGGGTCGTCGACTGCTGGGCGTCCGGGCTGAACGCCGAGTCGATCCTGTACCGCGCCCGGCGGGGGCTGCCGCCCTCCTCGGCCCGGGTGGCGGTCGGCGTGCAACGGATGGTGCCCGGGGTCCGGTCGTTCGTGGCGTTCAGCCGGGACCCCCGCACCGGCGCGGACTGCTGCGTGGTCGCCGCCGCCCACGGCATCGGAGAGGGCGTGGTGCAGGAACGCGCCGACGTCGACCACTTCTTCGTCGACAACGCCACCGACACGGTCCGCGTCGAGACCGTGGTGAAGAAGAGCATGATGGTCCCCGCCGCCGACGGCACGGGCCCGGTGGTCCGTCCGGTGCCGACGGAGCTGGCCGACGCCCCGGTGCTCACCGACGACGAGGCCCGCCGGGTCGCCGCGCTGGCCGCCCGGGTGCAGGAGCACTTCGGGCTGCCCCAGGACATCGAGGGGACCTTCACCCCCGACGGGACGATCCACCTGGTGCAGGCCCGCCCGGTGGTGTTCGCCGGCGGGCCGCCCCGGCAGGAGACCGCCCGACCGCGGTCGGCCTACGACGACGTGCCCTGGAGCAACCACAACATCACCGAGAGCTACCCCGGCATCTCGGGCGCCCTGACGTACTCGCAGGCCCGGGAGTTCTACCGGCTGATCTTCCGGGACGTGTACCGGCGGATGGGCGTGCCGGAGCGCCGGCTGCGGGCCAACGACCACCACCTGCGCCGGATGGTCGGGCTGCTGCGCGGCCGGGTCTACTACCGGCTCGACGCCTGGTTCGTCCTGCACCACCAGATCCCCGGTTTCCCGCTGATCCGGCCCTGGTGGGAGGTGTCCATGGGGCTGACCGGCGATTACCGGCCGTCCCGGCCCGAGCTGCGGCGGGCGCTGGTCAGCGTTCCCGGGCTGCTCTGGCGGCTGGCCCGGCTGCCCGGCTCGGCCCGCCGGTTCCTCCGCTGGTGGGACGAGCTGGTCGAGCAGCACCGCGACCTCGACGAGCGCAGCGCCGAGGAGCTGGTCGCCACGTACCGCCGGCTGTGGGCCGAGGTCGGCGTCCGGTGGGGCGTGACGCTCGTCAACACGTTCTTCATGCTGGGCACCGCCACCTTCGCCTCGGCGCTGGTGCGCCGCTGGGTCGACGGGGACGAGCAACGTACCCTCGGCGGCCTGCTGATGGGCGGCCGGGAACACCGCTCGGTGCTCGGCGTCCGGTCGGGCATCGCGCTCGCCGAGCTGATCCGCGCCCGCCCGGAGCTGGCCGCGCGGATCGCCGACTGCCCCGACGGGGCCGCCGACGGGCTGTGGCGGGAACTGGTCGACGGCACGCACGGCGGCGCGCTCGCCGAGGCCGCCCGGGAGCACCTGCGCCGCTACGGCGACCGCGCCCCGCACGACCTCAAGCTGGAGGAGCCGTCCCCCCGTCAGCGCCCCGGCATGATCGTCACCATGCTCCGGCCGCTGGTGCGCGGCGACCTGACCGTCGCCGACAGCCGGGCCCGGGAACGGCAGAGCCGGGCCGAGGCGGAGCGGGAGCTGAGAAGGAACTGCCCGTCGCCGGCCAGGCGGCTGGTCATCCGGACCCTCGCCGCCGGGCTGCGGTTCTTCGTCCGCACCCGGGAGGACACCCGGTACTGCCGCAGCCAGCTCTACGGGCTCACCCGGCACGTGATGTGGCGGCTCGGCGAGCTGCTGACCGAGGCGGGACGGCTGGACGACCGCCTCGACGTGCTCGACCTGACCGTCGACGAGGTGCTCGGCGCGTACGACGGGACGCTCGTCGACACCGACCTGCGCGCGGTGGTCCGCCGCCGCCGGGAGCAGCGGCTGGCCGCCGCCGACGGGCCCGACCCGGGAGTGCGGCCGACCACCCCCCGCAACCGGCCGCTGCCGTCCCTGCTGGCCGGTCCCGCCGGCCCGGTGGCGAGCGCCGGTGACGGGCCGGTGGAGCTGCGCGGCCTGCCGTCCAGCAACGGCGTGGTGGTCGGGCAGGCCCGGGTGGTGCTGGACCCGTCGACGCCGCCGGAGACCTGCCGAGACCGGATCATCGTGGCAAAGGAGACCGACCCCGGATGGTTGATGTTGATGATGGTGGCGCGCGGCATGGTGGTGGAGCGGGGCACGCTGCTCTCACACACCGCGATCACCGGCCGGCTGCTGGGGGTGCCGACGGTGGTGGCCGTGCCGGACGCGACGACCCTGATCGAGGACGGGGCGTGGATCGAGGTGGACGGCGCGACCGGGACGGTACGCGGGGTGCCGGCCCCCGACCCGGCGACGGTCTGA